The following coding sequences are from one Homalodisca vitripennis isolate AUS2020 chromosome 7, UT_GWSS_2.1, whole genome shotgun sequence window:
- the LOC124366244 gene encoding MIEF1 upstream open reading frame protein, producing the protein MTKPTVKEIISLYRDLIRYSRTLKFTDKDYFLFRIKDEFRKNQNVEKPEAVEFCYKKGRALLKNQRVI; encoded by the exons atgaCCAAACCAACGGTGAAAGAAATAATTAGTTTGTACAGAGATCTCATTCGCTACTCAAGAACGTTGAAGTTTACTGATAAAGATTATTTCTTGTTCCGAATAAAAGACGAGTTCAGGAAGAACCAGAATGTAGAAAAACCTGAAGCTGTAGAATTCTGTTACAAG AAAGGAAGAGCCCTGTTGAAGAACCAGAGAGTGATATGA